Proteins co-encoded in one Bos taurus isolate L1 Dominette 01449 registration number 42190680 breed Hereford chromosome X, ARS-UCD2.0, whole genome shotgun sequence genomic window:
- the LOC539382 gene encoding melanoma-associated antigen B16: MEKSDGGSTSQEEMEQSSTLQSLPDLENLHIDLLDEKVELLINFLLQKYQMREPVTKADMIGNVVKEYKDDFLEILRSASERMELVFGLDVKEVDPINHSYTLANKLDLTYNGMLSDQQGMPKTGLLIIILGVIFMKGNCATEEEVWKVLNMMDIYSGRKHFIFGEPRRLITSDLVMEKYLEYQQVPTSDPPRYEFLWGPRAYAEVSKMKLLEFLAKIHGTNPKSFPSQYEEALRDEEERARARIEATAGTSAMASASSGFSHPY; this comes from the coding sequence atggaaaaatCAGATGGGGGTTCCACTAGCCAAGAAGAGATGGAACAATCGAGCACTTTGCAATCCCTGCCAGACCTTGAGAACTTGCACATAGACCTTCTAGATGAAAAGGTGGAACTGCTAATCAATTTCCTGCTGCAAAAGTATCAAATGAGAGAGCCAGTCACGAAGGCAGACATGATTGGTAATGTTGTCAAAGAGTACAAGGATGACTTCCTTGAGATTCTCAGGAGTGCCTCTGAGCGCATGGAGCTGGTCTTTGGCCTTGATGTGAAGGAAGTGGATCCCATCAACCATAGCTATACCCTTGCTAACAAGCTGGATCTCACCTACAACGGAATGCTGAGTGATCAACAGGGCATGCCCAAGACTGGCCTCCTGATAATTATCTTGGGAGTGATCTTCATGAAGGGGAACTGCGCCACTGAGGAGGAAGTCTGGAAAGTGCTGAATATGATGGATATATATTCTGGGAGGAAGCATTTCATCTTTGGGGAACCCAGAAGGCTCATCACCAGTGATTTGGTGATGGAAAAGTATCTGGAGTACCAGCAGGTGCCCACTAGTGATCCCCCTCGCTATGAATTCCTGTGGGGTCCGAGAGCCTATGCTGAAGTCAGCAAGATGAAATTGCTGGAGTTTTTGGCTAAGATCCATGGGACCAACCCCAAGAGCTTCCCATCTCAGTATGAGGAGGCTTTGAGAGATGAGGAAGAGCGAGCCCGAGCCAGAATTGAAGCTACGGCTGGCACAAGTGCCATGGCCAGTGCAAGTTCTGGTTTCTCCCACCCTTACTGA